From a region of the Hippopotamus amphibius kiboko isolate mHipAmp2 chromosome 3, mHipAmp2.hap2, whole genome shotgun sequence genome:
- the LOC130850333 gene encoding abnormal spindle-like microcephaly-associated protein homolog isoform X2: MAAPRRGRGGWERSPPEPRPRGPRAAAAAASPPVLSLSHFRRAPFLCFGDVRLGASRTLPLALDNPGEEAAAVRLSRGPAAERGFSVRPGALVLQENGRKS, translated from the coding sequence ATGGCGGCCCCGCGTCGGGGGCGCGGCGGCTGGGAGCGGAGCCCCCCGGAGCCGAGGCCGCGGGGCCCCCgcgccgcggcggcggcggcgtcccCGCCCGTCCTGTCCCTCAGCCACTTCCGCCGGGCGCCCTTCCTCTGCTTCGGGGACGTGCGCCTGGGGGCCTCGCGGACGCTGCCGCTGGCCCTGGACAACCCCGGCGAGGAGGCGGCCGCCGTGCGGCTGTCCCGCGGCCCCGCCGCCGAGCGCGGCTTCTCCGTGCGGCCCGGCGCCCTGGTGCTGCAG